In Candidatus Dormiibacterota bacterium, a genomic segment contains:
- a CDS encoding DUF2249 domain-containing protein, with the protein MHKKTSPPGELDLRVIEPRFKHSTIYDRLDKLAPGQSLVIVNDHDPRPLRYQLDAEHRDTFQWLYLEQGPETWRVEIKKYK; encoded by the coding sequence ATGCATAAAAAGACATCTCCGCCCGGCGAACTCGACCTACGCGTTATCGAACCTCGCTTTAAGCATTCTACCATATACGATCGTCTCGATAAATTGGCCCCCGGTCAATCGTTGGTGATCGTGAACGACCACGACCCTCGCCCGCTACGCTATCAACTCGATGCGGAGCACCGGGATACATTTCAGTGGTTGTATCTGGAACAGGGCCCCGAAACGTGGCGAGTCGAAATCAAGAAGTACAAATAG
- a CDS encoding FAD-dependent oxidoreductase, with amino-acid sequence MSASTLPRILILGAGFAGHTAALHLSHLVSGKAEVTVVAPGNRFTWFPSLIWVGTGTMSEEAVQFELAPVYEKLGFEYVNARAQTIAPDDRWVEVQSADGQTRRIAYDYLINATGPYLNFEGTPGLGPAAGHTQSVCSVDHAVAARAAYIESIARMRKGQRQRLVIGVGHPAATCEGAAFEYLMNVDADLRNRGLRDKADLVWLSNEPEPGDFGVDGVEARKHGAVVTGAALVRGLFDESHVRTLMAAGVTNVESGRLTYDQIGVDPTTLDFDFAMLIPQFRGIPLKYIDKLGADITAAMTLPSGFMRVDADYASKTYDEYRAADWPATYRSPLYPNVYAVGIAFAPPHPLSKGKKSNAGTAIVATAPRTGMAAGIMGRTAAYNVADQIEGREPTHHARMSEMPAACIASMGHSLWNGSAASIVMVPVARDFERYPQYGRDLNLCDLDVGLAGAWTKRLLHETFMWKLQAKPGWRMIPE; translated from the coding sequence ATGAGCGCCTCAACGTTGCCGCGCATCCTCATTCTCGGGGCGGGATTCGCCGGCCATACCGCGGCGCTCCATCTCTCCCACTTGGTGAGCGGAAAAGCCGAGGTCACGGTGGTTGCTCCGGGCAATCGCTTTACGTGGTTCCCAAGCTTAATTTGGGTCGGCACGGGGACGATGTCGGAGGAAGCCGTGCAATTCGAGCTCGCGCCCGTGTACGAGAAGCTGGGCTTCGAATACGTGAACGCGCGCGCGCAAACGATCGCGCCGGACGACCGGTGGGTTGAGGTGCAGTCGGCGGACGGCCAGACGCGCAGGATTGCATACGATTATCTCATCAACGCCACGGGCCCGTATTTGAATTTCGAGGGAACGCCGGGCCTGGGGCCGGCCGCGGGCCACACCCAGAGCGTCTGTTCCGTCGATCACGCGGTGGCCGCTCGGGCCGCATACATCGAGAGCATCGCGCGGATGCGTAAAGGCCAGCGCCAACGTTTGGTGATCGGCGTCGGACATCCGGCGGCGACGTGCGAGGGCGCCGCGTTCGAGTATCTAATGAACGTCGACGCCGATTTGCGCAATCGCGGCCTGCGGGACAAGGCCGACTTAGTCTGGCTGAGCAACGAGCCGGAACCCGGCGATTTCGGCGTCGACGGCGTCGAGGCGCGCAAGCACGGCGCGGTCGTAACGGGCGCCGCGTTGGTGCGAGGACTCTTCGACGAATCGCACGTGCGAACGCTGATGGCCGCCGGTGTGACTAATGTCGAATCCGGACGCCTGACGTACGATCAGATCGGCGTGGACCCGACCACGCTGGACTTCGATTTCGCGATGCTCATACCGCAATTTCGCGGCATACCATTGAAATATATCGATAAACTGGGGGCCGATATTACGGCGGCGATGACGCTGCCCAGCGGTTTTATGCGCGTCGACGCCGATTACGCGTCGAAGACCTACGACGAATATCGTGCCGCGGATTGGCCGGCAACGTATCGCTCACCACTCTACCCGAACGTCTACGCCGTCGGTATCGCGTTCGCTCCGCCGCACCCGCTCTCAAAGGGGAAAAAATCCAATGCCGGTACCGCAATCGTTGCGACGGCTCCCCGCACGGGCATGGCGGCCGGAATCATGGGTCGCACGGCTGCCTACAATGTCGCAGATCAAATAGAAGGCCGCGAGCCCACGCACCACGCGCGGATGAGCGAGATGCCGGCGGCGTGCATCGCCTCGATGGGGCATTCGCTGTGGAACGGATCGGCGGCATCGATCGTCATGGTTCCGGTGGCGCGCGACTTCGAGCGGTACCCACAGTACGGGCGCGATCTCAACCTCTGCGATCTCGATGTGGGATTGGCGGGGGCCTGGACGAAGCGCCTCCTGCACGAAACGTTCATGTGGAAGCTCCAGGCCAAACCCGGCTGGCGCATGATTCCGGAGTAA
- a CDS encoding pyridoxamine 5'-phosphate oxidase family protein, which translates to MLGELSREQIEDMLLTNVVGRIGCHAFGRTYVVPVTYVYEAGIIYGHGRLGMKFHMMRENPRVCFEVDMMDGFADWQSVIAWGIFSEMHGDAAVQALDLLARGVERRLEGPPGETVHPSRTMEASIVYRIELQEKTGRYERRV; encoded by the coding sequence ATGTTGGGCGAATTAAGCCGCGAGCAAATAGAAGATATGCTGCTTACCAACGTCGTCGGAAGAATTGGCTGTCATGCGTTCGGTCGCACGTATGTAGTACCCGTCACCTACGTATATGAGGCGGGCATCATTTACGGGCACGGACGCCTCGGTATGAAGTTTCACATGATGCGAGAGAATCCGCGCGTCTGTTTCGAGGTCGATATGATGGACGGCTTCGCGGATTGGCAGAGTGTGATCGCCTGGGGCATCTTTAGCGAGATGCACGGCGACGCGGCTGTCCAGGCACTAGATCTTCTCGCTCGCGGTGTCGAGAGACGCCTGGAAGGGCCGCCGGGCGAAACCGTTCACCCGAGCCGCACCATGGAAGCCTCGATCGTGTACCGCATCGAACTGCAAGAAAAGACCGGCCGCTACGAGCGCCGAGTATAA
- the hemG gene encoding protoporphyrinogen oxidase, whose translation MAARRIAVIGGGISGLAAAYRCRELARERGRDVEITVFERASRVGGCIATRYDEGCVLEMGPDSLITEKPAALDLIGRLGLADEVRPMLTEYRGARVVRAGRLVPIPDDFRLFTPMSLAALVGSRLFTPFGILRAALEPFVPAAASARDESLGSFVSRRFGREILERLAQPLIGGIYSGDPSRLSMQATLPQFLAMERKHGSLVRAMQAMARNQPPSAAPRMVSLRGGLGSLVASLERELAGTVRTSSEVTELRRGIDGWKVGLADGSNADVDAVICALPAHAAAPLFEPFAPQTANLLRSIAYHSVATVTMAFTTADIPPLPRCTGFVVPQIEGRRVMATTFSSQKYVNRAPEGTTILRAFVGGAMQSEVLQLEDRDLVAAVRDEFRELLGIAGPANWSIVHRHPEALPEYSVGHTGVIGEIERSVTAIGSIALAGSAYRGAGIADCVASAERAALAVVDSLEGAYLGVA comes from the coding sequence ATGGCGGCGCGGCGCATAGCGGTGATCGGCGGCGGCATCAGCGGCCTCGCGGCAGCCTATCGTTGCCGAGAATTGGCGCGGGAGCGCGGACGCGACGTCGAGATCACCGTGTTCGAGCGTGCGTCGCGAGTCGGCGGCTGCATCGCGACGCGGTACGACGAGGGCTGCGTGCTGGAGATGGGGCCGGATTCGTTGATAACCGAGAAGCCCGCGGCGTTAGATCTCATCGGTCGGCTCGGCCTTGCGGACGAGGTGCGGCCGATGCTGACGGAGTACCGCGGGGCGCGCGTCGTGCGAGCGGGACGGCTCGTGCCGATACCGGACGATTTCCGGCTCTTCACGCCGATGTCGCTTGCGGCGCTCGTCGGCAGCCGCCTCTTCACGCCGTTCGGCATCCTGCGGGCGGCATTGGAACCGTTCGTGCCGGCCGCGGCATCGGCGCGCGACGAGAGTTTGGGCTCGTTCGTTTCCAGGCGTTTCGGACGTGAAATTCTCGAACGCTTGGCACAACCTTTGATCGGCGGCATCTACTCCGGCGATCCGTCGCGCTTGAGCATGCAGGCCACGCTGCCGCAATTCCTCGCAATGGAGCGCAAGCACGGCAGCCTCGTTCGCGCGATGCAGGCGATGGCGCGAAACCAGCCACCGAGTGCGGCCCCCCGCATGGTGAGCCTGCGTGGCGGGCTTGGATCGCTGGTCGCATCGCTCGAGCGCGAGCTTGCTGGAACGGTGCGCACGTCGAGCGAGGTCACGGAATTGCGACGAGGTATCGACGGATGGAAAGTCGGCTTGGCGGATGGTTCCAATGCCGATGTCGATGCGGTGATTTGTGCGCTTCCGGCGCATGCGGCCGCGCCGCTTTTCGAACCGTTTGCACCGCAAACGGCAAACCTGCTGCGCTCCATCGCCTATCACTCGGTTGCGACGGTCACCATGGCCTTTACCACCGCCGATATTCCGCCGTTGCCGCGCTGCACCGGTTTCGTAGTGCCGCAGATCGAGGGGCGGCGAGTCATGGCGACAACGTTCTCGAGCCAGAAGTACGTCAATCGCGCGCCGGAAGGCACGACAATTCTGCGGGCATTCGTGGGGGGCGCGATGCAATCCGAGGTGCTGCAACTCGAGGATCGCGACCTCGTCGCAGCGGTGCGTGACGAATTCCGGGAATTGCTCGGGATCGCGGGGCCTGCGAATTGGTCGATCGTTCATCGCCATCCCGAAGCGTTGCCGGAGTATTCGGTCGGTCATACCGGCGTGATCGGCGAGATCGAACGTTCGGTAACGGCGATCGGCAGCATCGCGCTTGCGGGGTCGGCGTATCGCGGTGCGGGCATAGCGGATTGTGTCGCGAGCGCGGAACGGGCGGCCCTAGCGGTCGTCGATTCGTTGGAAGGCGCCTATCTAGGGGTCGCCTAA
- the hemH gene encoding ferrochelatase gives MSAVATTRYDAVVLLGFGGPTNTAEIRPFLDRVLAGRPVPPSRYEEVVRHYFDIGGVSPYNEFTRRQAVGVQRALREYGVDTPVVVAYRHAEPFISDVMQSLARENARRICAIPLAPHQSAASWDAYVRSAQDALESIGGAPIVDYIDPFFDHPSFIGAHADRLDDARAHLGGEDAHDAAIVFTAHSIPVATPGADLYVRQLRKTGEEIAAETGIARWEIAYQSRSGSPREPWLGPDVRDVMRGLPERGIGAAIVAPIGFLCDHVEVLYDLDIDVKTIAQSVGVRMQRATAVNDHPGFTRMLAELTLERAQRAPGSEGA, from the coding sequence ATGAGCGCAGTCGCTACCACCCGGTACGATGCGGTCGTCCTATTAGGGTTCGGCGGCCCGACGAATACCGCCGAAATTCGCCCATTTCTCGACCGCGTGTTGGCGGGACGGCCGGTTCCGCCTTCCCGCTACGAAGAGGTCGTGCGGCATTATTTCGATATCGGCGGCGTGTCGCCGTATAACGAGTTCACGCGACGGCAGGCCGTCGGCGTACAGCGCGCGCTACGCGAATACGGCGTGGATACGCCCGTTGTGGTGGCGTACCGCCACGCCGAACCGTTCATTTCGGACGTGATGCAGTCGCTCGCGCGCGAAAATGCGCGACGGATCTGCGCGATTCCGTTGGCTCCGCATCAGAGCGCCGCGAGTTGGGATGCCTACGTTCGGAGCGCGCAAGACGCTCTCGAAAGCATCGGCGGTGCGCCGATCGTCGACTACATCGATCCTTTTTTTGACCATCCTTCGTTTATCGGCGCCCATGCCGATCGCCTCGATGATGCCCGCGCGCATTTGGGCGGAGAGGACGCGCACGATGCGGCGATCGTGTTCACCGCGCATAGCATTCCGGTGGCGACGCCGGGTGCCGACCTCTACGTGCGGCAATTGCGAAAAACGGGCGAGGAGATCGCCGCGGAGACGGGGATCGCACGATGGGAAATCGCGTACCAAAGCCGCAGCGGTTCGCCGCGCGAGCCGTGGCTCGGCCCGGACGTTCGCGACGTCATGCGCGGATTACCCGAGCGTGGAATCGGCGCGGCGATCGTCGCGCCGATCGGATTCCTTTGCGATCACGTCGAGGTGCTATACGATCTCGATATCGATGTAAAAACGATCGCGCAAAGCGTCGGCGTACGGATGCAGCGAGCGACGGCCGTGAACGACCATCCGGGGTTTACTCGCATGCTTGCCGAGTTGACGCTGGAGCGCGCACAACGCGCGCCCGGTAGCGAGGGAGCTTGA
- a CDS encoding TIGR04053 family radical SAM/SPASM domain-containing protein, whose amino-acid sequence MKAMTDPMYDRAPRIVIWEMTRACPLSCRHCRAEAIPRRDPNELTTAQAFRLVEDVAACDHPLFVLTGGDPLMRDDIYKIIEYGSGLNLSMSVAPAASGRLTRETMRHLASAGTRRISLSLDAPDAQAHDAFRGVQGSYRRTMEALANARDYGISVQVNSTVTKQNRSRLREFEAVLAPFDIALWSLFFVLPVGRAGLDMCLDPADVDAAFADIHAVAASAPFAVKTTEAPHYRRYALQHEIVPPRDRETEPKHPPLRFPGIGDGRGFVFVSHHGDIQPSGFLSEAVGNVLQHSLLDIYRDHPVMRRLRRPETFEGKCGLCEFGRICGGSRARAYTTSGNPFASDPSCSYRPQAASALA is encoded by the coding sequence ATGAAGGCGATGACCGACCCCATGTACGATCGTGCTCCGCGCATCGTGATTTGGGAGATGACTCGCGCGTGCCCACTCTCATGCCGGCACTGTCGGGCGGAAGCCATTCCACGTCGCGATCCGAACGAATTGACGACGGCGCAGGCGTTCCGACTCGTGGAAGATGTCGCGGCGTGCGATCATCCGCTGTTCGTTTTGACCGGGGGCGACCCGCTCATGCGTGACGATATTTATAAGATCATCGAGTACGGAAGCGGACTCAATCTCTCGATGTCCGTCGCTCCAGCGGCGAGCGGACGGCTTACGCGCGAGACGATGCGTCACCTTGCAAGTGCCGGTACGCGGCGAATATCCCTAAGCCTCGATGCTCCGGATGCGCAGGCGCACGATGCGTTTCGCGGCGTCCAGGGTTCGTATCGGCGAACGATGGAAGCTCTTGCGAACGCGCGCGATTACGGCATCAGCGTTCAGGTCAATTCGACCGTAACGAAGCAGAATCGCTCGCGTCTGCGCGAATTTGAAGCCGTCCTGGCGCCGTTCGACATCGCCTTGTGGAGCCTATTCTTCGTACTGCCGGTAGGGCGCGCCGGGCTGGATATGTGTCTCGATCCGGCCGACGTCGATGCAGCCTTTGCCGATATTCATGCCGTTGCCGCGAGCGCGCCGTTCGCGGTAAAAACGACCGAAGCGCCGCACTATCGCCGATACGCGCTGCAGCACGAGATCGTGCCGCCGCGCGATCGTGAGACCGAGCCAAAACACCCGCCGTTGCGTTTTCCGGGCATCGGCGACGGCCGAGGATTCGTCTTCGTCTCTCATCACGGCGACATTCAGCCCAGCGGGTTTCTCTCGGAGGCCGTCGGTAACGTTCTACAGCATTCCCTACTGGATATCTACCGCGATCATCCGGTCATGCGCAGGCTGAGGCGGCCGGAAACGTTCGAAGGCAAGTGCGGGCTCTGCGAGTTCGGTCGCATCTGCGGCGGCTCTCGCGCCAGAGCGTATACGACCTCCGGCAATCCTTTCGCAAGCGATCCGAGCTGCTCGTATCGGCCGCAAGCTGCATCGGCACTGGCATAG
- a CDS encoding TIGR04053 family radical SAM/SPASM domain-containing protein: MYDHAPRIVIWEMTRACALACRHCRAEAIPRRDPLELTTMEAFKLVDDVYACDRPVFVLTGGDPLMRDDIYEIVEYGTSLNIPMSVSPSATGRLTRAAVTRLATAGVRRISLSLDAPDAQAHDAFRGVVGSFKRTIEGIGYALDCGIGVQINTTVAQHNRLRLLEFEEVLGPFGIALWSLFFVLPVGRAAEDMCLTADQTEAAFGDIYSIASRAAFDVKATEAPHYRRFAIQHSSDIRAAGRAVRLGSRERFAGIGDGRGFVFVSHHGDIQPSGFLPLPVGNVREQNLLDVYRDHPIMQRLREPHAFDGKCGACEYNVICGGSRARAYAASRNPFGSDASCEHIPAAYARHVP, translated from the coding sequence ATGTACGACCACGCGCCTCGTATTGTCATCTGGGAGATGACCCGTGCGTGCGCGCTAGCCTGCCGGCATTGCCGGGCTGAGGCGATCCCACGGCGCGATCCCCTCGAGTTAACGACAATGGAAGCCTTCAAATTGGTGGATGACGTTTACGCATGCGATCGGCCCGTGTTCGTCTTGACCGGGGGCGACCCGTTAATGCGCGATGATATTTATGAAATTGTCGAGTATGGCACATCGCTAAACATTCCGATGTCCGTTTCTCCGAGTGCGACGGGACGGCTGACAAGAGCGGCAGTTACGCGGCTTGCGACGGCCGGGGTCCGGCGTATTTCGCTAAGCCTCGATGCGCCGGATGCCCAGGCGCACGATGCGTTTCGTGGAGTTGTCGGCTCTTTTAAGCGTACGATCGAAGGCATAGGCTATGCGCTCGACTGCGGCATTGGCGTCCAGATCAACACCACCGTGGCACAACATAATCGGCTGCGCTTGCTCGAGTTTGAAGAAGTGCTCGGACCCTTTGGAATAGCGCTCTGGAGCCTGTTCTTCGTGTTGCCGGTTGGGCGTGCCGCAGAAGACATGTGTTTGACCGCGGACCAGACCGAAGCCGCCTTTGGCGATATTTATTCAATCGCTTCCCGTGCAGCCTTCGATGTAAAGGCGACGGAAGCGCCGCACTACCGCCGATTCGCGATACAACACTCTTCCGATATCCGAGCGGCAGGGCGTGCCGTACGGCTGGGGTCCCGCGAGCGCTTCGCTGGAATCGGCGACGGACGAGGATTTGTCTTCGTTTCTCATCACGGGGACATACAGCCGAGCGGATTTCTTCCGCTACCGGTCGGAAACGTAAGGGAACAAAATCTACTCGACGTGTATCGCGACCATCCGATTATGCAACGCCTTCGTGAGCCCCACGCTTTCGATGGGAAGTGTGGGGCTTGCGAATATAACGTGATATGTGGCGGATCGCGCGCACGTGCTTACGCGGCCTCGAGAAACCCCTTCGGTAGCGATGCTAGTTGCGAGCATATACCGGCCGCCTATGCTCGTCACGTACCATGA
- a CDS encoding STAS domain-containing protein: MVNSLHGGFYDSRRYFELDDELAAITPHSDVVIDMATTEYLDASSVSLLIRHLGVWRRQKPGTQLRLINVRPELAEAMRATKLDTLFFIN; this comes from the coding sequence ATGGTCAATAGTTTGCACGGAGGATTTTACGACAGCCGTCGATACTTTGAGCTGGACGACGAACTTGCGGCAATCACGCCGCACAGCGACGTGGTGATCGATATGGCAACGACCGAATACCTGGATGCGTCGTCGGTTAGCCTGCTCATTCGACATCTTGGAGTATGGAGACGGCAGAAGCCTGGGACGCAGCTCCGATTAATTAACGTGCGGCCGGAACTTGCGGAAGCCATGCGCGCAACGAAGCTCGACACGTTGTTCTTTATCAATTGA
- a CDS encoding STAS domain-containing protein, translating to MTSAAVLERGLIPLVEASIATIDLSGVGFADSTLINAVACLLRRREAQSGNSTCLHIIGARPSIVRLFRITHLDTHVEFYDVPETDARLPLVRSAGRKLGARATVHSQTQMLYVGERTQAAPLIFRGRYFDGQ from the coding sequence ATGACGAGCGCGGCTGTCTTGGAACGAGGATTGATCCCGCTCGTAGAGGCGTCCATCGCAACGATCGATCTTAGCGGTGTCGGGTTTGCGGATTCCACGCTGATCAACGCGGTGGCTTGCCTGCTGCGCCGGCGTGAGGCGCAATCCGGTAATAGCACGTGTCTCCACATCATCGGGGCGCGCCCTTCGATCGTTCGGCTCTTTCGCATCACGCATCTCGACACGCACGTGGAATTTTACGACGTGCCGGAGACAGACGCGCGTCTTCCCCTCGTGCGATCCGCCGGCAGAAAGCTCGGAGCGAGGGCGACCGTCCACTCGCAGACGCAAATGTTGTACGTTGGTGAGCGGACCCAGGCAGCGCCGCTGATCTTTCGCGGACGGTATTTCGATGGTCAATAG
- a CDS encoding ATP-binding protein, which translates to MAWQFASEDAETALGSRDDFVAALHLQVGAPIDEFAAKVLYTEVVANTVRHAPGAIRIVLEARDDAHWLCVFDEGPPFDWAPELPVDLYGEGGRGMFLIDRYSDCVAVERLAAGGNAVRIKLNPGAHAPLIRNESRGT; encoded by the coding sequence ATGGCATGGCAGTTTGCGTCGGAGGATGCCGAGACCGCCTTGGGATCTCGGGACGATTTCGTCGCCGCGCTGCATCTGCAAGTCGGCGCACCTATCGATGAGTTTGCCGCGAAAGTACTCTACACGGAAGTCGTTGCAAATACGGTGCGGCATGCGCCGGGAGCCATTCGCATCGTTTTAGAAGCCCGCGATGACGCGCATTGGCTGTGCGTGTTCGACGAAGGGCCGCCGTTCGACTGGGCGCCCGAGCTTCCCGTCGATCTGTACGGCGAAGGAGGCAGGGGAATGTTTCTTATCGATCGTTATTCGGATTGCGTTGCGGTCGAGCGGCTAGCTGCGGGCGGTAACGCCGTACGTATCAAGCTTAATCCCGGTGCGCACGCGCCCCTGATCCGGAATGAATCCCGGGGCACCTGA
- the hemE gene encoding uroporphyrinogen decarboxylase, with the protein MIAHYDAISPTLDLPEWACASHFTDVEAPAAEHAFLRACRGESTPFTPVWLMRQAGRYLPEYRRVRERLSFLDLCRDSQTAAEVTVGTVRKLGVDAAIIFADILLPLLPMGLGLEFAKGEGPHIERPIRGIADIERLPNVSVAETLAFVGETIALTQAELRGSVPVIGFAGAPFTVASYAIEGGSSRNFTETKKLMYREPRVWHGLMAYMTELTSAYLRMQIDAGADAVQLFDSWVGCLSPGDYVDYVLPYTQQVIASVRSSVPVIYFGTMTAGLLDVIRMTGADVVGVDWRVDLDEARDRLGENVGIQGNFDPVKLFAEPAEIRKGAREILARMDGQPGHIFNLGHGVLPGTPVDNVLALVDAVHAYGRR; encoded by the coding sequence ATGATCGCTCATTATGACGCCATAAGCCCGACCCTCGATCTACCGGAGTGGGCTTGCGCGAGCCATTTTACGGATGTTGAGGCCCCGGCCGCCGAGCATGCTTTTTTGCGCGCGTGCCGCGGAGAATCGACGCCGTTTACTCCGGTATGGCTCATGCGGCAAGCGGGCCGCTACCTACCGGAGTATCGGCGCGTACGCGAGCGGCTTTCCTTTCTCGATCTCTGCCGCGACTCGCAAACCGCCGCGGAAGTGACGGTGGGGACCGTCCGCAAGCTCGGCGTAGACGCGGCCATTATCTTTGCCGATATTTTGCTGCCGCTCTTGCCGATGGGACTGGGCCTGGAATTTGCCAAAGGCGAGGGTCCGCACATAGAACGTCCGATTCGCGGGATCGCGGATATCGAACGGCTTCCGAACGTGAGCGTCGCGGAGACTTTAGCGTTCGTAGGTGAGACGATCGCCCTCACGCAGGCGGAACTGCGGGGAAGCGTACCTGTTATCGGATTCGCAGGGGCGCCTTTTACCGTTGCTTCGTATGCGATTGAGGGCGGTTCGTCACGCAATTTTACCGAAACCAAAAAGCTGATGTACCGCGAACCGCGCGTTTGGCACGGTTTGATGGCATACATGACGGAGCTCACGTCGGCGTACCTGCGCATGCAGATCGATGCCGGTGCCGATGCGGTGCAGCTCTTCGATAGTTGGGTCGGCTGTCTTTCGCCCGGAGATTACGTCGACTACGTCTTGCCGTACACGCAGCAGGTGATCGCATCGGTGCGATCGAGCGTACCGGTCATCTACTTCGGAACGATGACTGCCGGTTTGCTGGACGTCATCCGGATGACGGGAGCGGACGTCGTCGGCGTGGATTGGCGCGTCGATTTGGATGAGGCTCGCGATCGGCTGGGCGAGAACGTCGGCATCCAGGGAAACTTCGACCCGGTAAAACTCTTCGCCGAGCCTGCCGAGATACGCAAGGGCGCGCGCGAGATTCTCGCCCGAATGGACGGGCAGCCCGGACATATCTTTAACCTCGGCCACGGCGTGTTGCCTGGAACGCCGGTCGATAACGTGCTCGCTCTGGTCGACGCCGTGCACGCCTACGGTCGAAGATGA
- a CDS encoding DUF488 domain-containing protein — translation MEPTLLTLGHGTASAGEIAALIRGAGIESVVDVRTVPKSRRHPHFWREELERWIPEESGSSYRWEPALGGFRKANRASPNVALRHPSFRAYADYMETAPFAAALQTLLGQLLTSRTAIMCSETLWWRCHRRLISDAALLLHGVTVEHLMHDGVLRPHIPTAGVRVTEQTTLRYDAIFPTSVALAN, via the coding sequence GTGGAACCCACGCTATTGACGTTAGGCCATGGAACCGCGAGTGCGGGCGAGATCGCCGCGCTGATCCGCGGTGCGGGTATTGAATCGGTCGTCGACGTTCGAACGGTTCCGAAGAGCCGTCGGCATCCGCACTTCTGGCGAGAAGAGCTGGAACGCTGGATTCCCGAAGAAAGCGGCAGCTCATATCGTTGGGAACCCGCCCTTGGGGGATTTCGTAAAGCTAACCGGGCGAGCCCTAACGTCGCGCTTCGCCACCCGTCGTTTCGCGCCTACGCCGATTACATGGAAACGGCCCCATTCGCCGCCGCGCTGCAAACATTGCTCGGCCAGCTCCTTACCTCACGTACCGCCATCATGTGCTCCGAAACGCTCTGGTGGCGTTGCCATCGCCGGCTCATCTCCGATGCGGCGCTTCTTCTGCATGGCGTAACCGTCGAGCATCTGATGCACGACGGCGTACTGCGCCCGCATATTCCAACCGCAGGCGTCCGCGTGACCGAACAAACGACGCTCCGCTACGACGCTATTTTCCCTACTTCCGTTGCTCTTGCGAACTGA
- a CDS encoding universal stress protein: MFRNIVVATDASEASHQALALAIGLAKEGGGKLVLVTVIDLSTLLALSGYESPYPVDAIKSMRDEGQASLDAGVAAAAKDGVTASTVVGEGDPSDEILRIAKEQQADLICIGTHGRKGLARLFLGSVAEGVLRRAEAPVLVTRPRTP, from the coding sequence ATGTTTCGGAACATCGTTGTCGCGACCGACGCCTCAGAGGCTTCGCACCAGGCGCTGGCATTGGCGATCGGCCTTGCGAAAGAGGGCGGCGGCAAACTGGTGCTGGTGACCGTCATCGATCTTTCGACACTCTTAGCGCTCTCCGGTTACGAGTCGCCCTATCCGGTCGACGCCATTAAAAGCATGCGGGATGAGGGCCAAGCCAGTCTCGACGCGGGCGTCGCGGCTGCCGCGAAAGACGGCGTCACCGCTTCCACGGTAGTTGGAGAGGGCGATCCGAGCGACGAGATTCTCCGCATCGCAAAAGAGCAGCAGGCCGACTTAATTTGCATCGGCACGCACGGCCGTAAGGGCTTGGCGCGCCTCTTTCTCGGAAGCGTTGCCGAGGGCGTCCTGCGACGCGCGGAGGCTCCCGTGCTCGTCACGCGGCCGCGCACGCCATGA
- a CDS encoding cupredoxin domain-containing protein, whose product MEHMFKSIGVALASLVFALGLGVSAAAPVAAHPSIDIVASNWKFTPGTVTAHLNEPTTLRLTSSGGVHGIQSDELGIPSTTIMPGKFVTVTFTPKKLGTYQVHCAVFCGAGHADMVLVVKVVQ is encoded by the coding sequence ATGGAACATATGTTTAAATCGATCGGCGTTGCCTTAGCATCTCTGGTATTCGCACTGGGACTAGGGGTATCCGCCGCAGCTCCGGTGGCAGCCCACCCGAGTATCGACATCGTAGCTTCTAACTGGAAGTTTACACCCGGAACCGTTACGGCCCACCTAAACGAGCCGACGACCCTGCGCCTGACCTCTAGCGGAGGAGTGCACGGGATTCAGTCGGACGAGCTTGGGATTCCCAGCACCACCATCATGCCGGGAAAATTCGTGACGGTCACGTTTACGCCTAAGAAACTCGGCACTTACCAGGTTCATTGCGCTGTCTTTTGCGGAGCCGGCCACGCTGACATGGTGTTGGTCGTCAAGGTCGTTCAATGA